The Lycium ferocissimum isolate CSIRO_LF1 chromosome 10, AGI_CSIRO_Lferr_CH_V1, whole genome shotgun sequence genome window below encodes:
- the LOC132035073 gene encoding uncharacterized protein LOC132035073, producing MATSVGKPLTIDLDTTNRTRPSYAKVKVEVDLFAKFAKRINIAEEDDSGIVTSKWVNINYDYLPKYCKHCILQGHEESEWDANKGGKGWFNQGKQEWMQRRNKYIKDKSGVIIGKVDKVDKKEEENTMKTSNAFAMFECL from the exons ATGGCCACTTCTGTGGGAAAACCATTGACTATTGATCTGGATACAACAAATAGAACAAGACCATCCTATGCAAAAGTCAAAGTGGAAGTAGATTTGTTTGCCAAGTTTGCAAAAAGAATCAACATTGCTGAAGAAGATGATTCTGGCATAGTTACGTCTAAATGGGTCAACATTAACTATGACTATTTGCCAAAATACTGTAAACACTGTATACTACAAGGACATGAGGAGAGTGAATGGG ATGCCAACAAAGGAGGAAAGGGATGGTTTAACCAAGGCAAACAAGAATGGATGCAAAGAAGGAACAAATATATAAAGGACAAATCAGGTGTAATCATTGGTAAGGTGGATAAAGTTGACAAGAAGGAAGAGGAGAACACAATGAAGACCAGTAATGCTTTTGCAATGTTTGAATGTTTGTGA